A region from the Candidatus Methylomirabilota bacterium genome encodes:
- a CDS encoding transporter, with product EGSERFELTRPTVGVIIATTLPTGADDIGEDEPQPEFILAMAWDLSERFSLGSNLNYAYASEDGDRFHQFSGSLVLGYQLTERWGTYIEYFGFVPESDDGPNESFFDGGLTYLVNDNLQLDASAGVGVFNERSPDYFTGFGVAWRW from the coding sequence GAGGGATCAGAACGGTTCGAGCTGACGCGGCCCACGGTTGGCGTGATCATCGCCACCACGCTGCCAACGGGTGCCGATGACATCGGCGAGGATGAGCCACAACCAGAGTTCATACTCGCAATGGCCTGGGACCTTTCTGAAAGGTTTTCGTTGGGATCAAACCTCAACTACGCGTATGCCAGTGAGGATGGTGACCGGTTTCACCAGTTCTCTGGAAGCCTGGTGTTGGGGTACCAGCTGACTGAGAGGTGGGGGACCTACATTGAATACTTTGGTTTTGTACCCGAGAGCGACGACGGCCCGAACGAGAGTTTCTTCGATGGCGGTCTGACCTATCTTGTCAATGACAATCTACAGCTTGACGCGAGTGCAGGCGTGGGCGTGTTTAATGAGAGAAGCCCCGATTATTTTACCGGTTTTGGCGTGGCGTGGCGATGGTGA
- a CDS encoding permease, with amino-acid sequence MYTLFVRLAQFLNSQQEFLSSWLFWTIAFFRHPFIMWPFPLMTYGAFFGSALLQAFFYPGWRTRILTRPGADRPSLLSAVALGISGPPNWRSNLETFQELLRRGVPPPTAFAYLISSYNLTIYFFLLITVNNGPQITIGHVIAVLLMIAFVRQGLSWFIPQAMWKQALSGAADGPVGEVAGVAHSWKARIGSPRGWLDALRYLLRDVKVLFIPILLGLLIGGFMAAWGYTDSFFDLRLGGGVLGQLINAVIGPILGIVTFMVPVLNIFVGSWLWKTEFLGYAGLVGFFLATVLHPDTVGTYRRIFGRALTFRIVLILLGSVALAALAVTVMWYVLAGLASLLGVRTFIERSILTSSITPSTVPWFHELFKPILAEYMKDVMGAMPGGMEGGMQGM; translated from the coding sequence ATGTATACGCTGTTTGTCAGGCTGGCCCAATTTCTGAACAGCCAGCAGGAGTTCCTTTCAAGCTGGCTCTTCTGGACGATCGCCTTCTTCAGACACCCCTTCATCATGTGGCCTTTCCCCCTGATGACCTATGGGGCCTTCTTCGGATCGGCCCTCCTCCAAGCCTTCTTCTACCCGGGATGGAGGACCAGGATCCTGACGCGCCCTGGAGCGGACCGCCCCTCCCTTCTCTCCGCCGTTGCCCTCGGCATCAGCGGACCCCCCAACTGGCGGTCGAACCTGGAGACGTTTCAGGAGTTGCTCCGGCGTGGGGTGCCGCCACCTACGGCTTTCGCGTACCTCATCTCCAGCTACAATTTGACGATCTACTTCTTCCTGCTCATTACCGTGAACAACGGCCCGCAGATCACCATCGGCCATGTCATCGCCGTCCTCCTCATGATCGCCTTCGTCCGTCAGGGCCTCTCGTGGTTCATCCCCCAGGCCATGTGGAAGCAAGCCCTATCAGGAGCAGCGGATGGACCTGTGGGGGAGGTCGCCGGAGTTGCACACAGCTGGAAAGCACGTATCGGGTCCCCGCGGGGTTGGCTCGATGCCCTGAGGTACCTTCTGCGGGACGTCAAGGTCCTCTTTATCCCCATCCTCCTTGGGTTGCTGATCGGCGGCTTCATGGCCGCCTGGGGCTACACCGATTCCTTCTTCGACCTGCGTTTAGGGGGCGGGGTGCTGGGGCAGCTTATAAATGCCGTGATCGGCCCGATCCTGGGGATCGTCACTTTCATGGTTCCGGTCTTAAATATCTTCGTCGGGAGCTGGCTCTGGAAGACGGAGTTTTTGGGTTACGCGGGCTTGGTCGGATTCTTCCTGGCCACGGTGCTCCATCCGGATACGGTGGGGACCTATCGGCGGATCTTCGGCCGGGCCCTCACCTTCAGGATCGTGCTGATCCTCTTAGGCTCGGTCGCGCTCGCGGCCCTCGCCGTGACGGTCATGTGGTACGTCCTGGCCGGCCTGGCCTCGCTCTTAGGCGTCCGAACCTTTATCGAACGCTCGATCCTCACGTCCTCCATCACCCCCTCGACCGTACCCTGGTTCCATGAGCTGTTCAAGCCGATCCTCGCGGAGTACATGAAGGACGTCATGGGCGCCATGCCCGGAGGGATGGAAGGTGGGATGCAAGGGATGTAG